The Plasmodium malariae genome assembly, chromosome: 3 genome window below encodes:
- the PmUG01_03011600 gene encoding PIR protein codes for MEKTSEEVLNKILEGSPSGNIYNKLNKNINGTQYDTRCNELIGEEKDSLTGIYDLCKKISRNAEDLSKIRNNGRYNYHCLHFTYWVYYEVKKILKKCSESDKLKNLIKLSEVKKSIYKDYHLYNCLPDFENNHVKELNEKVDEKYLFDYFENYDYIKTFNTCNTVKFSEYKKYLNQISELYINHKKDKECCNNSFWDNCEEYFKCEKEFDPSEFISLLQTKKNNNCNILKEIEKTRGSKSDFMDSIYFIGCRDIINDRTTENSLKSGTQQCNVFPASPSSLNNPLSPFVQPPPAHATFTIVRQTGTLESTRLQLKNQASSESSEQQSPSSNLQSLDKKQAKSSSKAQAVCEKPGFLRDSSGNCREPRVRETGTIGLKLNEYHPDKRKVIISFNNSSFSSSTLNNNIFRIGIAFTLIVGIISTIFIYYKFTPFRKYFHKKISRRKRIDEYYDNPYMRHFIIHAPKSVKRKVGTRGLRFSYYSS; via the exons ATGGAAAAAACAAGTGAAGAAGTTTTG aataaaattttagaagGTTCACCATCAggtaatatatacaacaaattaaacaaaaatatcaATGGAACACAATATGACACACGCTGCAATGAATTGATTGGTGAGGAAAAGGATTCCCTGACTGGAATTTATGAcctatgtaaaaaaatttcaagaAATGCAGAGGATTTATCAAAGATAAGAAATAATGGAAGATATAATTATCATTGTttacattttacatattGGGTATAttatgaagtaaaaaaaattttaaaaaagtgcTCGGAAAGCGACAAATTGAAAAATCTTATTAAACTTTCGGAAgtgaaaaaaagtatttataaggattatcatttatataattgcCTACCTGACTTTGAAAATAACCACGTAAAggaattaaatgaaaaagtagatgaaaaatatttgtttgattattttgaaaattatgattatattaaaacGTTTAATACTTGTAATACGGTAAAATTCagtgaatataaaaaatacctTAATCAGATAAGTGAACTATAcataaatcataaaaaagataaagaatgttgtaataattcattttggGATAATTGTGAAGAGTATTTTAAATGTGAAAAGGAATTTGATCCTAGCGAATTCATATCTTTATTACagactaaaaaaaataataattgtaatatcTTAAAAGAAATAGAGAAAACTCGGGGCTCCAAAAGTGATTTTATGgattctatttattttattgggTGTAGagatattataaatgataGAACTACAGAAAATAGTCTTAAAAGTGGAACACAGCAATGCAATGTGTTTCCAGCATCTCCTAGTTCTCTGAATAATCCATTATCACCATTTGTTCAACCTCCTCCTGCTCATGCTACTTTTACAATCGTCAGACAAACAGGAACACTGGAATCCACTAGATTACAACTAAAGAATCAAGCATCAAGCGAAAGTTCAGAACAACAAAGTCCATCATCCAATTTACAGTCATTAGATAAAAAACAGGCTAAAAGTAGTAGTAAAGCGCAAGCCGTTTGTGAAAAACCTGGATTTCTAAGAGATTCATCAGGAAATTGCAGGGAACCAAGGGTACGTGAAACAGGAACTATTGGATTAAAGCTGAATGAATATCACCCcgataaaagaaaagttattatttcattCAACAATAGTAGTTTTTCTTCTAGTACGttaaataacaatatattcCGAATTGGTATTGCATTTACTTTGATAGTGGGAATAATTTCcactattttcatttattataaa tttacTCCCTtcagaaaatattttcataaaaagatATCAAGGAGAAAAAGAATTGACGAATATTATGATAATCCTTATATGCGCCATTTTATAATCCATGCTCCAAAATCTGTTAAAAGGAAAGTTGGAACTAGAGGATTAcgtttttcttattattcttCGTGA
- the PmUG01_03011100 gene encoding Plasmodium exported protein, unknown function codes for MKEKIRLFFFIKVFKFILLNEYVILCSNVSNVNKNFHKKHDDYRITDIRTYGSVEVHKNERISNIERMKGGIPNIGVYEIKDISNNKKGTKEKNKKQCKSSLNNKGVLEQAMNVKSSAHTEGITYSDKGTLKNKNYLKKVRGVVRTGFKFLRKFIDRKGVLFNFLFILHLALAILITVAALIEGIVPYTEDVKKVFPFLLRSLLIFWILFLLGIFCICRKAVKHEKLTHMKSEMHHKAHTSLSAIHF; via the exons atgaaagagaaaattagactattcttttttattaaagttttTAAGTTTATCCTTTTAAATGAGTATGTCATTTTATGTAGTAATGTG AGTAacgttaataaaaatttccatAAAAAACACGATGATTATAGAATAACGGATATTAGAACTTATGGGTCAGTGGAAGTTCATAAAAACGAAAGGATTTCTAATATTGAAAGAATGAAAGGAGGTATACCAAATATTGGAGTGtatgaaataaaagatatatctaataataaaaagggaaccaaagaaaaaaataaaaaacaatgtaaaagttcattaaataataaaggaGTACTTGAACAAGCTATGAATGTTAAATCTTCTGCCCACACCGAAGGAATTACATATTCTGATAAAGGTACactaaagaataaaaattatctaaAGAAAGTTAGGGGAGTTGTAAGAACTGGTTTTAAGTTTTTAAGGAAATTTATAGATAGAAAAGGagttctttttaattttttatttatcttgCATTTAGCACTTGCAATATTAATTACGGTAGCAGCATTAATTGAAGGTATTGTTCCATACACAGAGGATGTAAAGAAGGTTTTTCCGTTTCTTTTACGATCACTTCTTATATTTtggattttatttttattaggtATTTTTTGTATCTGCAGAAAAGCTGTAAAACATGAAAAGTTGACGCATATGAAAAGTGAGATGCATCATAAAGCACATACTTCTTTAAGTGCAATACACTTTTAg